Proteins found in one Acidimicrobiales bacterium genomic segment:
- a CDS encoding ATP-binding cassette domain-containing protein: MNLELDGVRIAYGRAEVVFGVSLEVPDRSFTCLMGRNGVGKTTLLNGLMGVLPLRAGSVRLDGRDITRMSTPQRARAGIGYVPQGHQVFPHLTARENLRVVLERDRHGSPSAIDDALDVFPALRPLLDRPAGLLSGGQAQQLAIARALVSRPQVLVLDEPTEGIQPSIIIEIEDAIAGLHAAGMTILLVEQYVEFALRLAQRYAVMDGGLVVHAGDTASVDLATFSDLLAV, translated from the coding sequence GTGAACCTGGAGCTCGACGGTGTCCGCATCGCCTACGGGCGGGCGGAGGTCGTGTTCGGGGTGTCGCTCGAGGTCCCCGATCGCAGCTTCACGTGCCTCATGGGCCGCAACGGCGTCGGGAAGACCACGCTGCTCAACGGGCTGATGGGCGTGCTCCCGCTGCGGGCCGGTTCGGTGCGCCTCGACGGGCGGGACATCACCCGCATGAGCACGCCCCAGCGGGCCCGGGCCGGGATCGGGTACGTGCCCCAGGGGCACCAGGTGTTCCCCCACCTCACCGCCAGGGAGAACCTCAGGGTCGTGCTCGAGCGTGACCGCCACGGCTCGCCGTCGGCCATCGACGACGCCCTCGACGTGTTCCCTGCGCTGCGCCCGCTCCTCGACCGGCCGGCCGGGCTCCTGTCCGGGGGCCAGGCCCAGCAGCTGGCCATCGCCCGGGCCCTCGTGTCGCGACCGCAGGTGCTGGTCCTCGACGAGCCCACCGAGGGCATCCAGCCGTCGATCATCATCGAGATCGAGGATGCCATCGCCGGCCTGCACGCGGCGGGCATGACCATCCTCCTCGTCGAGCAGTACGTCGAGTTCGCCCTCCGGCTGGCCCAGCGCTACGCCGTCATGGACGGTGGCCTGGTCGTCCACGCCGGAGACACGGCATCCGTCGACCTCGCCACCTTCTCCGACCTCCTCGCCGTGTAG
- the urtD gene encoding urea ABC transporter ATP-binding protein UrtD produces the protein MTAVLEVRGLSVEFDGFKALDGVDLSVEQGELRFLIGPNGAGKTTLIDCITGLTRPTAGDVRFEGRSIGGMAEHRRVRLGIGRSFQTPTVFETLTAVENLDLAESFRRSPFAMFLRRRSVTPGVAATLERIGLVSVADQPAGALSHGQKQWLEIGMLLVQGPKLLLLDEPVAGMSPQERLDTGTLLHELAGEHTVVVIEHDMAFLRRFAHTVTVLHEGRLLSEGTVDEVQADPVVREVYLGRSRDERSGGPAVPAPVLEAAAAFGTTGEDA, from the coding sequence ATGACGGCGGTGCTCGAGGTGCGCGGACTCTCCGTGGAGTTCGACGGCTTCAAGGCGCTCGACGGCGTCGACCTGTCGGTCGAGCAGGGCGAGCTGCGCTTCCTCATCGGGCCCAACGGGGCCGGCAAGACGACCCTCATCGACTGCATCACCGGGCTCACCCGGCCCACGGCGGGCGACGTCCGCTTCGAGGGCCGCTCGATCGGTGGCATGGCCGAGCACCGCCGGGTGCGGCTCGGCATCGGTCGCAGCTTCCAGACGCCGACGGTGTTCGAGACGCTGACGGCGGTGGAGAACCTCGACCTGGCCGAGTCCTTCCGCCGTTCGCCGTTCGCCATGTTCCTGCGCCGTCGCAGTGTCACGCCCGGCGTGGCCGCCACGCTCGAGCGCATCGGCCTCGTGTCGGTGGCCGACCAGCCGGCGGGGGCGCTCAGCCACGGTCAGAAGCAGTGGCTCGAGATCGGGATGCTGCTCGTCCAGGGCCCCAAGCTGCTGCTGCTCGACGAGCCGGTCGCCGGCATGAGCCCCCAGGAGCGGCTCGACACGGGCACGCTCCTGCACGAGCTGGCCGGCGAGCACACGGTGGTGGTGATCGAGCACGACATGGCCTTCCTGCGCCGCTTCGCCCACACCGTCACCGTCCTGCACGAGGGCAGGTTGCTCTCCGAGGGCACGGTCGACGAGGTGCAGGCCGACCCGGTCGTCCGGGAGGTCTACCTGGGGCGGTCGCGCGACGAGCGGTCGGGCGGCCCGGCCGTGCCGGCCCCCGTGCTTGAGGCCGCCGCCGCGTTCGGAACCACGGGGGAGGACGCGTGA
- a CDS encoding HPr-rel-A system PqqD family peptide chaperone yields the protein MDETGERVGPATAGVVETDVDDSVALFQPHSGTVFVLNPTAADVWRLSDGALTLDEVVTALARAYDIEPEVIRGDVAAAVDRLRSDGLLAPAEG from the coding sequence GTGGACGAGACGGGTGAGCGGGTGGGTCCCGCCACCGCCGGGGTGGTGGAGACCGACGTCGACGACAGCGTCGCCCTGTTCCAACCCCACTCCGGGACGGTCTTCGTCCTCAACCCCACTGCGGCAGACGTGTGGCGGCTGAGCGACGGCGCGCTGACGCTCGACGAGGTCGTCACCGCCCTGGCCCGCGCCTACGACATCGAGCCGGAGGTGATCCGGGGCGACGTGGCCGCCGCCGTCGACCGGCTCCGCAGCGACGGGCTGCTGGCACCGGCGGAGGGGTGA